One Festucalex cinctus isolate MCC-2025b chromosome 3, RoL_Fcin_1.0, whole genome shotgun sequence DNA window includes the following coding sequences:
- the cpne2 gene encoding copine-2: MAYTLSSAIEGRTRGVGPQHCVTRVELSVTAANLLDRDVASKSDPFCVLFHEADGNWVELGRTETAVNNLNPVFGVKFQVDYHFEEIQKLRFAMFDEDKCATQLYEHDFLGEYVCTLGVIVSNKKLHRPLILANGKPAGKGSITITAQELSDNRIITLTLSGRKLDKKDFFGKSDPYLEFHKQGEDDKWMLVHRTEVIKNTLDPSWKQFTVPLVSLCNGDVDRSIKVLCYDYDNDGGHDFIGEFQTTVAKMSEAQNSVEVEFECINPKKQKKKKNYKNSGVIILKSCKIVRDYTFLDYILGGCQLMFTVGIDFTASNGNPREPSSLHYINPLGSNEYLAAILAVGQIIQDYDTDKMFPALGFGAQLPPDWKVSHEFAINFNPTNPFCSGVEGIAQAYSACLPHIRFYGPTNFAPIINHVARFAAQALQQEKAAQYFTLLIITDGVISDMDETRHSIVQASKLPMSIIIIGVGNADFAAMEFLDGDASVLRSNTGEEAVRDIVQFVPFRDFRNAPKETLAKSVLAELPQQVTQYFKQRNLPPANPAPE, from the exons ATGGCCTACACTTTGAGCTCAGCCATCGAGGGCCGGACACGTGGTGTCGGACCTCAGCACTGCGTCACACGGGTGGAGCTTTCCGTTACTGCTGCCAATCTCCTGGACCGCGATGTAGCCTCCAAGTCGGATCCGTTCTGTGTTCTCTTCCATGAAGCGGATGGGAACTGGGTGGAG CTTGGCCGGACTGAAACAGCAGTTAACAACTTGAACCCAGTTTTTGGAGTGAAGTTCCAGGTGGACTACCACTTTGAAGAGATTCAGAAGCTTCGCTTTGCCATGTTTGATGAAGACAAGTGCGCCACGCAGCTCTATGAACACGATTTCTTGGGAGAATACGTTTGCACACTTGGAGTT ATTGTGTCCAATAAGAAACTTCACCGGCCATTGATTCTGGCCAATGGGAAGCCTGCTGGGAAAGGATCCATCACT ATTACAGCCCAGGAGCTGTCTGACAACAGAATCATCACTTTGACCCTGAGTGGGCGTAAATTGGACAAGAAG GACTTCTTTGGGAAGTCAGACCCCTATCTGGAATTTCACAAACAGGGAGAAGATGACAAATGGATGCTGGTTCACAGGACAGAG GTCATAAAGAACACTTTAGACCCCTCATGGAAACAGTTTACTGTGCCTCTTGTTTCTCTCTGTAATGGCGATGTGGACAGAAGCATCAAG GTCTTGTGTTATGACTATGATAATGATGGCGGCCATGATTTCATTGGAGAATTCCAAACAACAGTGGCCAAGATGAGTGAGGCTCAGAACTCAGTAGag GTGGAATTTGAATGCATCAACCCAAAgaagcaaaagaagaagaagaattataaAAATTCTGGTGTTATTATTCTCAAATCATGTAAG ATTGTAAGGGACTACACTTTCCTGGATTACATACTTGGAGGATGCCAGCTCATGTTTACT GTTGGTATAGACTTCACAGCATCCAATGGGAACCCAAGAGAACCTTCTTCCCTCCATTACATTAATCCACTGGGAAGCAATGAGTATCTCGCTGCTATTTTAGCTGTTGGACAAATCATACAGGACTATGACAC TGACAAAATGTTTCCTGCTCTGGGATTTGGAGCCCAACTCCCACCTGACTGGAAG GTATCGCATGAATTTGCAATCAACTTTAACCCCACAAACCCTTTCTGCTCAG GTGTGGAAGGTATTGCACAGGCTTACTCTGCCTGTCTCCCCCACATCCGTTTTTACGGGCCAACAAACTTCGCTCCAATTATTAACCACGTAGCCCGTTTTGCAGCACAGGCCCTGCAACAAGAAAAAGCTGCG CAGTACTTCACTCTCCTCATTATAACAGACGGTGTCATCAGCGACATGGATGAGACGCGTCATTCCATTGTTCAGGCATCCAAGCTGCCCatgtccatcatcatcatcggtgTGGGCAATGCCGACTTCGCTGCCATGGAGTTTTTAGACGGCGACGCCAGCGTGTTGAGGTCCAACACGGGCGAGGAGGCAGTTCGAGACATCGTGCAGTTTGTCCCTTTTAGGGATTTTCGGAAC GCACCAAAGGAGACCctcgccaagtctgtcctggcAGAGCTGCCTCAGCAGGTCACTCAGTACTTTAAACAGCGGAACCTTCCACCCGCCAACCCGGCGCCAGAGTGA